Proteins from a single region of bacterium:
- a CDS encoding NAD(P)-dependent oxidoreductase, which produces MRVLVTGHEGYIGAVMVQVLQDAGHDVVGLDSGLYRGCDLGPAPARIPTVGSDVRDVTAQDLAGIQAVVHLAAISNDPIGELNTDVTYEINHRASVHLAEQAREAGVHRFVFASSCSLYGASEAGGMLDESAHFLPVTAYGESKIL; this is translated from the coding sequence ATGCGGGTACTGGTGACCGGCCACGAGGGGTACATCGGCGCCGTCATGGTCCAGGTGCTTCAGGACGCGGGCCACGACGTCGTGGGCCTCGACAGCGGCCTGTACCGGGGGTGCGATCTGGGCCCCGCGCCCGCCCGGATCCCCACCGTCGGCAGCGACGTCCGGGACGTGACCGCCCAAGACCTGGCTGGGATACAGGCCGTCGTCCATCTTGCCGCGATATCGAATGACCCGATCGGCGAGCTGAACACCGATGTGACCTACGAGATCAATCACCGCGCGTCGGTGCACCTCGCCGAGCAGGCGCGGGAGGCCGGCGTCCACCGGTTCGTGTTCGCCAGTTCGTGCAGCCTCTACGGCGCCTCCGAAGCCGGCGGCATGCTCGATGAGTCCGCACACTTCCTTCCGGTCACGGCGTACGGCGAGAGCAAGATCCT
- a CDS encoding glycosyltransferase family 2 protein, translating to MRRLAWALAAPFLAWWGVWLVAVTVGAAVLGRRRPGTVAAGEDRLDVVVPAHNEAANLPALLASLGRPGDTPGLGRVIVIADHCSDDTAAAAAGLGAEVLSRDTGTRGKPAALRDGLAWYRATPTDAVGVAIIDADCRCSPGYATAMVAGLRRAPIVQSANLVGDGDGDAAADGVAVGVGLRNLLRPAGLDRLGIPVMLSGTGMAVRADHVDRLAFGDHLTEDLVLSRELLLAGTPVGFVSDATVNSDAPPDRAALTAQRERWEGGSLAAGAGVPRVFARLAARRDWRGLVSLIDGAAPPLAPTAAAWGGLTVLAGLARLVTGRRSVLAPFLLAGTFLFAYLAIGIGALRGVGGLLRVAGSVPGFVGWKLGVYRGMGRGKGEWTATPRAASNTPGGER from the coding sequence GTGAGGCGGCTCGCGTGGGCCCTCGCGGCGCCGTTCCTTGCATGGTGGGGCGTCTGGCTCGTCGCGGTCACGGTCGGTGCCGCGGTGCTGGGACGGCGACGGCCGGGCACCGTCGCCGCGGGCGAGGACCGGCTCGACGTCGTCGTGCCGGCCCACAACGAGGCGGCGAACCTGCCGGCCCTGCTGGCATCCCTGGGACGGCCGGGCGATACCCCCGGCCTCGGCCGGGTGATCGTCATCGCCGACCACTGCTCCGACGACACCGCCGCCGCCGCGGCGGGTCTCGGCGCCGAGGTGCTGAGTCGTGACACGGGCACCCGGGGCAAGCCGGCGGCCCTTCGCGACGGCCTCGCCTGGTACCGGGCGACGCCGACCGACGCGGTGGGCGTGGCGATCATCGACGCCGACTGCCGGTGCAGCCCGGGATACGCCACGGCGATGGTGGCCGGCCTTCGCCGGGCGCCCATCGTGCAGTCGGCGAACCTGGTGGGTGACGGTGACGGCGACGCGGCCGCCGACGGTGTGGCGGTCGGGGTCGGCCTGCGGAACCTGCTCCGTCCCGCCGGGCTCGATCGCCTCGGAATCCCGGTCATGCTCAGCGGAACGGGAATGGCCGTTCGGGCCGACCACGTCGACCGCCTGGCCTTCGGCGATCACCTCACCGAAGACCTGGTGCTCTCGCGTGAACTGCTGCTCGCCGGGACTCCTGTGGGGTTCGTGTCGGACGCGACGGTGAACTCCGACGCCCCACCGGACCGAGCGGCGCTCACCGCCCAGCGCGAACGCTGGGAGGGCGGGTCGCTGGCCGCCGGGGCGGGCGTTCCGCGAGTGTTCGCGCGCCTCGCCGCCCGACGCGACTGGCGCGGGCTCGTCAGCCTGATCGACGGTGCCGCGCCGCCCCTGGCGCCCACGGCGGCAGCCTGGGGCGGACTGACGGTGCTGGCGGGGCTGGCCCGACTCGTCACCGGACGTCGCTCGGTGCTGGCGCCGTTCCTCCTGGCGGGGACGTTCCTGTTCGCCTACCTGGCGATCGGCATCGGCGCGCTTCGCGGCGTCGGCGGCCTGCTGCGCGTGGCGGGCAGCGTGCCGGGGTTCGTGGGCTGGAAGCTGGGCGTGTACCGCGGCATGGGCCGCGGCAAGGGGGAATGGACCGCGACGCCCCGCGCGGCGTCGAACACACCGGGAGGCGAGCGCTGA